One window of the Kallotenue papyrolyticum genome contains the following:
- a CDS encoding glycoside hydrolase family 20 zincin-like fold domain-containing protein, protein MHSSSLLLIPQPRHYDPLPGALLLDAATTIRLAPQAGPATLATARQCQQALRDALGLPFTIVKSAHQEDTGNTLHLRLIEQTPSSGLPSLPDTAQAYRLMVTADGILLEARDEAGLFYGTQTLIQLVRVHGRRLPGCAIGDWPALPHRGVMLDVSRGRVPRRGTLMHLAATLAHYKINQLQLYVEHTFHFPSHPRIGQNCGSLTSDDILALDAVCRAHHIELVPNLQSTGHLRHLLSLPEYEHLAESDWRWSLTPSEATYRLLDQLYGDLLPSFSSPLFNIDSDEAWDFARGRTRAERQDVNVGRLYLDHLLRLRELAARHGRRIMVWADVLHHHPELLPDIPHDVILLDWNYEAQPSYPTLRTLAQAGRPFYVCPGTSTWNTIFPRLDNALDNIRTYVREGIAAGASGMLLTDWGDYGHYQPLSHSWYSYLFGAEMAWSGGATSTAAFDAAFGVLFCNDASGQAVAALRRMGRAVEQPGLARSNGSESVYALYQDPLAGRLNQLLPAAALEELIEAGAAALPALARLPDATVRTELAFAARQLIYAGSKVRIGQQIRTALRELAGGPPTPEGIARLDTLIAALQRLRDQLPPMRREFEQLWLAQSRRSEIDVNLRRYDALLMRYDAALTWLRQQRAAYARGDAIDAELATYDTGDYRILWEQGYDDLQRLVAIIGADALPPDVRHWLGLPPLPVTGVDAEGGVDRSSV, encoded by the coding sequence ATGCATTCGTCGTCGCTGCTTTTGATCCCCCAACCGCGCCACTACGACCCGCTTCCCGGCGCGCTGCTGCTCGACGCCGCCACAACCATTCGGCTCGCTCCCCAGGCTGGTCCTGCCACGCTGGCGACGGCGCGCCAGTGTCAGCAGGCACTGCGTGACGCGCTCGGACTCCCCTTCACCATCGTCAAAAGCGCCCACCAAGAGGACACGGGCAACACACTGCACCTGCGGCTGATCGAGCAGACACCGTCCTCCGGACTCCCATCGCTGCCGGACACCGCCCAGGCATACCGGCTGATGGTCACCGCAGACGGCATCCTGCTTGAGGCCCGCGATGAGGCGGGCCTGTTCTATGGCACGCAAACGCTGATCCAGTTGGTGCGCGTCCATGGCCGTCGTCTGCCAGGCTGTGCCATCGGCGACTGGCCGGCCCTGCCGCACCGCGGCGTGATGCTGGATGTTTCACGCGGGCGGGTACCGCGTCGTGGGACGCTCATGCACCTGGCCGCAACGCTGGCGCACTACAAGATCAACCAGCTCCAGCTCTACGTCGAGCACACGTTTCATTTCCCCTCGCATCCCCGTATCGGTCAGAACTGCGGTTCGCTGACCAGCGACGATATTCTGGCGCTGGATGCCGTGTGCCGGGCGCACCACATCGAGCTGGTGCCCAACCTGCAGTCAACCGGCCATCTACGGCACCTGCTGAGCCTGCCGGAGTATGAGCATCTGGCCGAAAGCGACTGGCGCTGGAGCCTAACCCCCAGCGAAGCAACCTATCGCCTGCTCGATCAGCTCTATGGCGATCTGCTGCCATCCTTTTCATCGCCGCTCTTCAACATCGACTCGGATGAGGCCTGGGACTTTGCGCGGGGCCGTACGCGGGCCGAGCGTCAGGACGTCAACGTTGGCCGCCTCTATCTCGATCATCTGCTGCGGCTGCGCGAGCTGGCCGCGCGCCATGGTCGCCGGATCATGGTCTGGGCGGATGTCTTGCACCACCATCCAGAGCTGCTGCCCGACATTCCCCACGATGTTATTCTGCTGGACTGGAACTACGAAGCACAGCCGAGCTATCCTACCCTGCGGACGTTGGCGCAGGCCGGACGGCCATTTTACGTGTGCCCCGGCACCTCCACCTGGAACACGATCTTCCCACGGCTCGACAACGCGCTCGACAACATTCGCACCTATGTGCGCGAAGGCATTGCTGCCGGCGCGAGCGGCATGCTGCTTACCGACTGGGGCGACTACGGCCACTACCAGCCGCTCTCACACTCCTGGTATAGCTACCTCTTCGGCGCGGAGATGGCCTGGAGCGGAGGCGCGACCTCGACTGCCGCTTTTGATGCGGCGTTCGGCGTGCTGTTCTGCAACGATGCATCCGGCCAGGCCGTGGCGGCACTGCGCCGCATGGGTCGCGCCGTCGAGCAACCGGGCCTCGCGCGTAGCAACGGCTCGGAAAGTGTGTACGCCCTGTACCAGGATCCGCTGGCCGGTCGCCTCAACCAGCTATTGCCCGCGGCTGCGCTTGAGGAGCTGATCGAGGCCGGAGCCGCTGCCTTGCCGGCCTTGGCGCGCCTCCCCGACGCAACAGTGCGGACAGAACTGGCGTTTGCCGCCCGCCAGCTGATCTATGCCGGCAGCAAAGTACGGATCGGCCAGCAGATCCGGACAGCGCTGCGCGAGCTCGCCGGTGGACCGCCGACGCCCGAGGGGATCGCCCGGCTTGATACGCTGATCGCCGCGCTGCAACGCCTGCGCGACCAACTACCGCCCATGCGGCGGGAGTTCGAGCAGCTCTGGCTGGCCCAATCACGCCGCAGCGAGATCGACGTAAACCTGCGCCGCTATGATGCCCTGCTGATGCGCTATGATGCTGCGCTGACCTGGCTGCGCCAGCAGCGCGCCGCCTATGCGCGCGGCGATGCCATCGATG